Proteins encoded together in one Rhizobium sp. 11515TR window:
- a CDS encoding helix-turn-helix domain-containing protein, with translation MDLLQNRSLVDRAWSPTPYDQWVDNLQSICGNFNPHTMKHGANVIGSASRIDVCGMEFAHVANDLDYVHRDWDDIRRDANEHLFLILQLEGACGVEHSGHQNILDVGECILVDSTRPTTFYFRGRFSNHLSLHLPRQLMYSNSKIDFDVARKLEASDPMAMMLRALIGKLMTTPENDIASPHLRQLMFDTTRQAFISTGGQTASLNSLHDCASRRMQMVDILIDKHLTDSDLNAKWLATRLGVSIRTLQQDFQGMGVTCTTVIRDKRLRFAREKIEQLREQRNPTTIAEVAYSAGFNDISYFNRSFKELFDCAPSELLHTAGTGRRLD, from the coding sequence TTGGATCTGTTGCAGAACCGCAGTCTTGTCGATCGGGCTTGGTCACCGACGCCTTACGACCAATGGGTGGACAACCTTCAAAGCATTTGCGGAAATTTCAATCCTCACACTATGAAGCACGGCGCCAATGTGATCGGTAGCGCCAGCCGTATCGACGTCTGCGGCATGGAGTTCGCCCATGTTGCCAATGATCTCGATTACGTCCACCGCGATTGGGATGACATCCGCCGCGATGCCAATGAGCACCTGTTCCTGATCCTGCAGTTGGAGGGTGCCTGTGGCGTCGAGCATTCCGGGCACCAGAATATTCTCGATGTCGGCGAATGCATTCTTGTCGACTCGACGCGACCGACAACCTTCTATTTTCGAGGTCGTTTTTCCAACCATCTGTCACTGCATCTGCCGCGTCAGCTGATGTATTCGAACAGCAAGATCGACTTTGACGTTGCCCGCAAACTTGAGGCCAGTGACCCTATGGCAATGATGCTGCGCGCGCTGATCGGCAAATTAATGACGACGCCGGAAAATGACATCGCATCCCCGCATTTACGCCAACTGATGTTCGACACGACGCGTCAGGCCTTCATCTCCACGGGTGGCCAGACGGCGAGCTTGAACTCGCTGCATGACTGCGCGAGCCGGCGGATGCAGATGGTCGACATTCTCATCGACAAGCATTTGACCGACAGCGATCTCAACGCAAAATGGCTGGCGACACGGCTCGGCGTATCGATCCGTACGCTGCAGCAGGATTTCCAGGGCATGGGCGTTACTTGCACGACCGTCATTCGGGACAAACGGCTGCGGTTTGCGCGGGAGAAGATCGAGCAGCTCAGGGAACAGCGCAACCCCACGACGATAGCGGAAGTGGCCTATTCCGCCGGCTTCAACGACATTTCCTACTTCAATCGCAGCTTCAAGGAACTGTTCGATTGTGCACCAAGCGAGTTGCTGCACACCGCTGGGACCGGTCGTAGATTGGACTGA
- a CDS encoding IS6 family transposase, with the protein MTDRDPLYRRHRFPAEIIAHAVWLYFRFPLSLRMVEDMLAARGIIVSHQTIRLWAEKFGRTFAKQIRQRSRGRLGDKWHLDEAVISIRGEKHWLWRAVDQDGFVLEVLVQGRRDAKAAKRLMRKLLKGQGRAPRVMITDKLRSYDAAKCEVMPGVEHRSHKGLNNRAENSHQPVRRRERIMKRFKSKRHLQSFVSIHDPIANLFHIPRHDIPSNHHRELRAVAMNLWAKIARA; encoded by the coding sequence ATGACAGACCGTGATCCACTATATCGTCGCCATCGCTTTCCAGCCGAAATCATCGCCCATGCCGTGTGGCTCTATTTCCGCTTTCCATTGAGCCTTCGGATGGTCGAGGACATGCTGGCGGCGCGAGGGATTATTGTTTCGCATCAAACGATCCGGTTATGGGCAGAGAAATTTGGCCGGACCTTCGCCAAACAAATCCGTCAACGTTCGCGCGGCCGGCTAGGCGATAAATGGCATCTCGACGAGGCTGTGATTTCAATCCGAGGCGAGAAGCATTGGCTATGGCGTGCAGTGGATCAGGACGGTTTCGTCCTGGAGGTTCTGGTGCAAGGCCGCCGCGACGCAAAGGCGGCCAAGCGCCTGATGCGCAAGCTGTTGAAGGGGCAAGGCCGTGCGCCGCGTGTGATGATTACCGACAAGCTCCGATCCTATGACGCCGCAAAATGCGAGGTCATGCCCGGTGTCGAGCACCGCTCCCATAAAGGCCTGAACAATCGAGCGGAGAATTCTCACCAGCCAGTCCGACGGCGAGAGCGGATCATGAAGCGCTTCAAGTCAAAGCGGCATCTGCAAAGCTTCGTTTCTATCCATGATCCGATTGCCAACCTCTTCCACATCCCGCGCCACGACATCCCTTCCAACCACCATCGCGAACTGCGCGCAGTGGCGATGAACCTGTGGGCGAAAATCGCTCGGGCATGA
- a CDS encoding aldehyde dehydrogenase family protein: protein MKQYTLLIGGEPVATSHHAPVKNPSNGDIVGHMPLASEADLDRAVAVAAEAFKGWSQTSSEERAAACRTIAEKISEHGEELAQILTREQGKPLNGLGSRFEIGGALAWTRHTAELDLPVEILQDDNEGRVELHRKPVGVVGSITPWNWPVMIACWHIVPAVRAGNTVVIKPSPLTPLSTIRLVELMNEVLPPGVVNVVTGENSIGAALSAHPGIAKMTFTGSTETGKKVMASAVATLKRLTLELGGNDAGIVLPDADPKAIVEGLFWGAFINNGQTCAALKRLYVHDSIYEEVCRGLAEYAGKIAVGDGLDETSILGPVQNEMQFNKVRELVEDARANGGRILTGGAPMDRPGYFYPITLVADVDHGVRLVDEEQFGPVLPIIRYSDVDEVVARANQNPAGLGGSVWSSDAEKAKRYAVQLECGSVWINKHGTIQPNAPFGGVKQSGIGVEFGADGLKEFTTIQTVLS, encoded by the coding sequence GTGAAGCAGTATACCCTGCTCATCGGTGGCGAACCTGTTGCCACGTCTCATCATGCACCGGTTAAAAACCCGTCGAATGGTGACATTGTCGGCCATATGCCGCTTGCCAGCGAAGCGGACCTCGACCGCGCAGTTGCCGTGGCGGCCGAAGCGTTCAAGGGCTGGTCGCAGACCTCCAGCGAAGAGCGCGCCGCAGCCTGCCGCACTATCGCAGAGAAGATCAGCGAGCATGGCGAGGAACTTGCGCAGATACTGACGCGCGAACAGGGCAAGCCGCTCAATGGCCTCGGCTCGCGTTTCGAGATTGGCGGCGCGCTCGCCTGGACGCGCCACACCGCCGAACTCGACCTGCCGGTCGAGATCTTGCAGGACGATAATGAAGGCCGCGTCGAGCTGCATCGCAAGCCGGTCGGCGTCGTCGGATCGATCACGCCGTGGAACTGGCCCGTCATGATCGCCTGCTGGCATATCGTTCCGGCGGTGCGCGCCGGCAACACCGTCGTCATCAAGCCGTCGCCATTGACGCCGCTTTCGACCATCCGTCTCGTCGAACTCATGAACGAGGTTCTTCCGCCCGGCGTCGTCAATGTGGTCACCGGCGAAAACAGCATTGGCGCTGCCCTTTCCGCCCATCCCGGCATCGCCAAGATGACCTTCACCGGCTCGACGGAAACAGGCAAAAAGGTCATGGCTTCGGCAGTCGCCACCTTGAAGCGACTGACGCTGGAGCTTGGCGGCAACGATGCCGGCATCGTCCTGCCCGATGCCGATCCGAAGGCCATCGTCGAAGGCCTCTTCTGGGGTGCCTTCATCAATAACGGCCAGACCTGCGCGGCACTGAAGCGGCTCTACGTGCACGACAGCATCTACGAGGAGGTTTGCCGTGGGCTTGCGGAATATGCCGGCAAGATCGCCGTCGGTGACGGGCTGGACGAGACAAGCATTCTCGGCCCTGTACAGAACGAGATGCAGTTCAACAAGGTGCGCGAACTTGTCGAAGACGCGCGTGCCAATGGCGGCCGCATTCTGACAGGTGGTGCGCCGATGGACCGCCCAGGCTATTTCTATCCGATCACACTGGTTGCCGATGTCGATCATGGTGTGCGCCTGGTCGATGAGGAGCAGTTCGGCCCCGTTCTGCCGATCATCCGCTATAGCGACGTCGATGAAGTGGTCGCGCGCGCCAACCAGAACCCCGCGGGCCTTGGCGGCTCTGTCTGGTCCTCGGATGCCGAGAAGGCGAAGCGCTATGCGGTGCAGCTCGAATGCGGCTCGGTCTGGATCAACAAGCATGGCACGATCCAGCCGAATGCGCCTTTCGGTGGGGTGAAGCAGTCCGGTATCGGCGTCGAGTTTGGCGCGGACGGGCTGAAGGAATTCACCACAATTCAGACCGTATTGAGCTGA